The genomic segment gGTTAAAGAGAAAGGGGGTGAAGGAGTGaaggggtaatttttttttaagattttatttacgtattcatgagacacatacacacacacacacacacacacacacacacagacataggcagagggagaagcaggcttcatgcctggagcccaatgggtgacttgatccaggaccccaggatcaggacctgagcccaagacagaggctcaaccactgagccaccaagtggcCCCGAGggggtacattaaaaaaaaaaaaaaaaaaaaaaaaaaaactaggtgaATACGGAATTTTAAATCCTGAAGACATTCATTTAACaacctctttttgttttgtttctgttcaaTCCAAAGCACTAAACCCCTTCCTGGGGTCAGCATTGATTTTAAACCAATATGAAGACAGAAACGACCACCGTCCCACAGATCGTGGCATCTCAAAGGAAGAACAAACAAACTAAAAGCTGTTTTCTCAAGGTCTGCTCCCTAGATCTACATTCGATAATTCTGGCAGCACGGTGGGGATAGATTTGGACCGGACATGAAACCCTTTTCACAAGAATTGATTAAATctgataattaaaacaaaaccagaaaacttCCTTGTTCCTTCACCGGGGAGGCGCACCCCAGGAAAGGAGAGGGCACTTCAGGGGGGACGCATGTGTGAGGACGGCTTTTGCCTtttgctgggggatgggggggagtTGGGGGACAGAAGGTGGTAACCGGAGCTGAGATGTAAGAGGGCACATAGCATGAGAAACAGGACAAAAGCAGCAAGCCCAGGGgcgagagtgagaaggagaaacaggagtgatggggggtggggacactTTAAAACGTtagaaaggggcagcccggggggcccagcggtttagcgcctgcctttggcccagggcatgatcctggagaccccagatcgagtccctcatggggctccctgcatggagcctgcttctcgctctgcctgtgtctctgcctctctctgtctctctgtctctcatgaataaataaatcttttaaacaaaataaaaataagcaagtcAAAGGCTaggaagagggacacctggctcagcagttgaggacccgctttaggctcaggtcctgattctcCGTCTGCGGATCGAGTCCCCCATAGGGGtcccctgcacggggcctgcttctccctctgcctgtgtccctgcctctctgtgtgtctctcatgaataaataaacaaataaaatcttaaaaaagaaaaataaataaaaaggccaaaaaaaaaaaaaaagaagaagaagaaggcggaggcggaggcggaggtggagggccccggggcgcccggggcagggggcggggccggcaggGCGCCCGGGAGCCACACCCCCCGCCGCGGGGTCGGGCGCCCTCCCGAGCTTAGCGGGACTTTGCTGCGGGAACGGCCGGCAGGAGCCCCGGATGAGCGAGCCGCCTGCCGGGCAGGGGCCCTCGTGGCCCCGCCGCGCTGCGAATGCCGCCGCCGCTCCGTGCATCCCGGGGCGCGACAGGTCGTCTCCGGGCGCGGGGAgtccggcggcggcggggggggcgggcgcgggcgcgggcggagGCCTGGGCGGCTCCCCCGGCGGCTCCCCCGAGACCCTGCCGGCCGCAGACGGGCTGGACTGTGAGCCCTGGATCCGAGAGAAGGTGCTGTTCCTTCTGCACCCAGAGAGGTGGCTGGGGACCCCAGGGGACTCTGCAAGGGCAGGAGAGGCCGGCGGGGAGGACCTTTGCCCGGCGGCCGGAGCCGCCCGGGACCCCGACTGCGAGCGGGTtcccggcggcggcggaggcgcgCCCGGCTCCGGAGCGCCCCCCAGGTCGGTGCTCGTGAGGATCGTGGACTACCAGGCGACCGAGGAAGTCCTGTGGACCGCGTGGACCAAGGGCCTCGCGGCCGCCCGGACCCAGGAGCGCTCCGTGACCGGCGATCACTTTCCGCACCGGCAGGGAGTGAGGCGGGCTGTGGGGCGCAGGGCTGCGGGGACCCCCGGGCTCTCCCAGCTTCGGGGGAGGCGCCCCCGGCCGCGCTCGCAGAGGCCACCTCGCAGCCCCCTGGGACTGGACCGCCCAAGGATAGGACACAGGGAAGAGGAACCGGAGGAGTGTTGCGGGCTAGTGGACGAGCGAGGCTCCTTAGGAAAATGC from the Canis lupus dingo isolate Sandy chromosome 12, ASM325472v2, whole genome shotgun sequence genome contains:
- the C12H6orf141 gene encoding uncharacterized protein C6orf141 homolog codes for the protein MSEPPAGQGPSWPRRAANAAAAPCIPGRDRSSPGAGSPAAAGGAGAGAGGGLGGSPGGSPETLPAADGLDCEPWIREKVLFLLHPERWLGTPGDSARAGEAGGEDLCPAAGAARDPDCERVPGGGGGAPGSGAPPRSVLVRIVDYQATEEVLWTAWTKGLAAARTQERSVTGDHFPHRQGVRRAVGRRAAGTPGLSQLRGRRPRPRSQRPPRSPLGLDRPRIGHREEEPEECCGLVDERGSLGKCCSWSTDL